CGGCCCGACCGTGCAAGGGGTGCGTGTCGCCGGCCCGGCCTACCCTGCACGCATGGCCTACCGGATCGAGCCGGCCACCACGGAGCGGTTCGACGACGTCGTCACCCTGCTCGACCCACACGGCCGCGTGGAGGCGTGCTGGTGCCTGCACCGGCGCCAGGCGCCCGGCCCGCCCGTCGGCGGGCCGGCCGACTGGCCGACCACCTGGGTCGTGCGCTGCTTCGTCGTGCGGGTCGGGTACCGACGCCGCGGCGTCGCCCGTGCCCTGCTGCGCGGCGCCGTCGAGCACGCCCGCGCCCGCGGCGGGCACGTCGTCGAGGGGTTCCCCGTCGAGCCGGAGCCGGGTGGCCGGGTGCCCGTCGGCGCCGCGTTCGTCGGCACGGTCCCGCTGTTCGAGGCCGAGGGCTTCGAGAACGTCGGCCTGACCCTCGCCACCAGCGGCCGGCTGCCACGCACGCACCTGCGCCGCGACCTGCGATCCCGCGGCGCCGGCCGATGAATCCCACCACCGAACCCGGTCGGAACGACCGACAGCACGAACCGGAGGGCACCATGGACGAGACATCCCGGGACGCCGCGCAGGCACCGACGTTCGACACCGCCGCCGCCGTGACCCGCTCCCTGCTCGGCTGGGGCGTCGTCGCGGGGCCGCTCTACCTCGGCGTCGGGCTCGCGCTCGCACTGACCCGCGACGGGTTCGACCTCGCCGAGCACCAGCTCAGCCTGCTGATGCTCGGCGACGGCGGCTGGATGCAGCGCGCCAACCTCGCCCTGTCCGGGGTGCTCGTCCTCGTCGCCGCCGTCGGGGTCCGACGGGCGGCCGACGCCCGCCGGACCCGCGCCGCCGCCTGGATGGTCGGCGTCATGGCGGTCGGCCTCCTCGGCAGCGCCGCCTTCCCGCCCGACCCGATGGCCGGGTTCCCGCCCGGAGCCGCCGAGACGACCACGGTGGGCGGCACGCTGCACCTCGTCCTCGGCCTCGTCACGTTCGGGGCGGCCGGCGCCGCCGCGCTGACGTTCCCCGCGCGGTGGTCCACACTCGTCGGCGTGGTGATCCTGGCGGGGTTCCTCGGCGGGGCCGTGCTCGCGACGTCCGCCGCGGGCGTCGCCCTGCTGTGGGTCGCCGTCGTCGCGTCGTACGCCTGGCTCGCTGCCGCCTCCGTCGTCCTGTACCGCCGGGTGCCGCACCCCGACGGCACCCGCTGACGACCGGTCACCAGGCCTGCGCGAACACCTCCGCGAACAGGGCGTCCACGTCGACCTCCAGCCCGCGCGCCGCGAACCACGCGCCCATGTTCCGGCAGTCGCGGTGCAGCAGCTCCGCGCCGAACGGGTTCGCCACGAGGTCCACGACCTGCGGCAGGTCGATGACGACCAGCCGCTCGCCGTCGGCGAGCACGTTGTACGGCGACAGGTCGCCGTGCGCCCAGCCGAGGCGGGCCAGGACACCCATCGCGGACCGGACCTGCTCGAACCAGTCGGCCAGCAGGTCGGTGTCGGGCCGCGTCTGCGCCAGACGGGGTGCGGCGACGGCCGCCCCGGCGTCGTCGACGTGTCCGACGAACTCCAGCAGCAGCTCGGTGCCGTCGATCTGCACCGGGTAGGGGACCGGCGCGCCGGCCTCCCACAGGGCGCACAGGGTGGCGAACTCGGCGTCCGCCC
This Isoptericola jiangsuensis DNA region includes the following protein-coding sequences:
- a CDS encoding GNAT family N-acetyltransferase translates to MAYRIEPATTERFDDVVTLLDPHGRVEACWCLHRRQAPGPPVGGPADWPTTWVVRCFVVRVGYRRRGVARALLRGAVEHARARGGHVVEGFPVEPEPGGRVPVGAAFVGTVPLFEAEGFENVGLTLATSGRLPRTHLRRDLRSRGAGR
- a CDS encoding DUF998 domain-containing protein, which gives rise to MDETSRDAAQAPTFDTAAAVTRSLLGWGVVAGPLYLGVGLALALTRDGFDLAEHQLSLLMLGDGGWMQRANLALSGVLVLVAAVGVRRAADARRTRAAAWMVGVMAVGLLGSAAFPPDPMAGFPPGAAETTTVGGTLHLVLGLVTFGAAGAAALTFPARWSTLVGVVILAGFLGGAVLATSAAGVALLWVAVVASYAWLAAASVVLYRRVPHPDGTR
- a CDS encoding serine protein kinase RIO, with product MPQHTPDHPTRQILTLDTGVDAVEPGPDQRWSTWPSIAKGQRGPHPHPDWVVTAAAALDTELGVLKTGKEADVFLVERAVPDDPDRAVLLAAKRYRDTDHRQFHRAGTYTEGRRERRSRDQRATQDRHSAWGRSVRATQWADAEFATLCALWEAGAPVPYPVQIDGTELLLEFVGHVDDAGAAVAAPRLAQTRPDTDLLADWFEQVRSAMGVLARLGWAHGDLSPYNVLADGERLVVIDLPQVVDLVANPFGAELLHRDCRNMGAWFAARGLEVDVDALFAEVFAQAW